The genomic interval GTTCACAGCGGTCTGGTAGCCGGCGAGGTCACCGTTCTTGAGGGCGGTCTGCGCACGGGTGTACGCAGCCTGCGCGTCGGCCAGGGCCTGCTTGACGGTCTGGTTCTGCTCGGTCGCGGGCGGCGTCTTGGTGCCTGGCGGAGTCTCCCCCGTGTCGACGTTGGTGTTGAAGACCTTGGTCAGGGCTTCCTGCAGCGTCGAGCCGTAGGCGACGCCGTCACCGAAGGACACCAGGACGTATCTCAGGACGGGATAGCTACCAGGACCGCTCGTCCGCACCGAGTACACCGGCTGGACATAGAGCAGACCACCGCCGAGCGGCAAGGTCAGCAAGTTCCCGTACTGAGCTCTGGCGCCGCTACTGGGCTGGTTGATCGGCAGCAAAGCCGTTCTGATGCCTTCGTCGGTCTGGAACTTGTTGTAGACCTGCCCCGGACCAGGTATCTGCAGGTTGCCGGGTAGCCGCAGTATTCGGAACTTGCCGTAGTCCGGGGAAGTCGCCTCGGAGTCGACGGCCATGAAGGCAGTGAGGTTCTCCCGTTCGGCGTTCGGCACGTAGACCGACGTCAGCGAGAACTTCGGATCGGTCTGATCGGGCATCCGCAACGAGAGATAGAAGGGAGGCTGACTGATATGCGTCGTCGAGTCGCCACCGGACGAGACCGCGGTCGGGTCGTCCGGAACGCGCCACAGATCACTGTTCTGGTACCAGGTGCCGGCATCCGTGACGTGGTATTTCGCCAGCAGGTCACGCTGGACCTTGAACATGTCCTCCGGGTACCGCAGGTGCGCCAGCAACTGCGGCGAGATCGCCGACTTCGGCTTGACCGTGCCGGGGAACGCCTTCATCCACGTCTTCAGCACCGGGTCGCTCTCGTCCCAGGCGTACAGCTCGACGGAGCCGTCGTAGGCGTTGACGACGGCCTTGACCGAGTTGCGGATGTAGTTGATCTTCTCGCTCGGCTGCTGCGCGATCGTGCCGCGGCCGGTGGTGGTGTCCCGGGTGCTGACGTCCAGGGCGACCTTCTCGGAGTACGGGTAGTTGTCCGAGGTGGTGTAGCCGTCGACGATCCAGACCACCTGGCCGTCGACGATCGCCGGATACGGGTCGCCGTCCGGCGTCAGCCACGGCGCCGCCTTCTCGACCCGCTCGCGCGGGGTGCGGTCGTAGAGGATCTTCGAGTCCGAGTTCACCCGGCTCGACAGCAGGATGTTCGCGTCCCGGAACTTGGTTGCGTAGAGCAACCGGTTGCCGAACGACCCGATCGAGACACCGCCCTTGCCGTGGTAGGTGTTCAGTGTCGGGTCGCCGCCGGTCTTGCCTTCCGGCGTGTCGAGCTCGACCGCCTGGCCGCCTTCCGGACCGCCGACGATCGAGTAGTCCGGCGACTGCTCGCCGAAGTAGATCCGCGGCTCGTAGTCACCGAGCTGGCCGGTCGGCGGCAGATCCTTCTCGGTCCAGACCGGCGTACCGTCCGCGGCTCGTTTGTTCCCGTTGGCGGCGACGACGCCGTAGCCGTGGGTGTAGACGGTGTGGTCGTTGTTCCAGTTGCGCTGACCGGCCGGCAGCCGGTCGACCTGGACCTCGCGGACCGCGATGACGGTGTCGTTGCTCTTTCCACCGATGTTGTACCGGTCGACGTCGAGATCGGTCGGGAACGAGTAGAAGCCGCGAACCTGCTGGAGCTGCTCGAAGGTCGGTCCCACCACACTCGGATCGATCAGGCGGATTCCCGGCAGCACCTCGGTGTCCTGCAACAGCTCGGCCGGCGTCGCCGTCGTCTTCGCCTGGTAGTCGGTGACCTCGGTCTGCGCGAGCCCGTAGGCATCACGCGTGGCCTGGATGTTCTTGGTGATGTACGGCGCTTCCTTCACCGGCTCGCTCGGTCGCACCCGCAACTGCTGCAGTGCGGCCGGCCAGAGAGCGCCCAGGAGGATCGCCGACAGGATCAGCACGACCGTGCCGACGCCAGGCAGCAGCCACGTCCGGCGGACCACGTTCGCGAAGAACAGGCACGCGCAGAGGACCGCGATGACGGCCAGGATCTCCTTGCTGGGCAGGACCGCGTTGTCGCCGGTATAGGAGATGCCGGTAAAGAGGCGACTG from Kribbella sp. NBC_00709 carries:
- a CDS encoding UPF0182 family membrane protein, with amino-acid sequence MSDGVYDMPEEPPARRSRRTGGRPRALLPTIATLIVLLILFSVFTDVWTQRLWYRSVDLGSVFSTVLGTRVLLFVVVGLLMAAAVVANIIVAFRTRPRVALAPSPSPGFERYGDLLQQHGKVAVGVVATLMLVFGGSAASGEWKVFLAWKNRTPFGVTDKHFNKDIAFFVFDYPWLRVLLGFGYSIVLLSLVAAIITHYLYGGFRPSAKGQKASGAAQVQFSVLLGLLVLLKAFSYWLDRFGLTTSDSRLFTGISYTGDNAVLPSKEILAVIAVLCACLFFANVVRRTWLLPGVGTVVLILSAILLGALWPAALQQLRVRPSEPVKEAPYITKNIQATRDAYGLAQTEVTDYQAKTTATPAELLQDTEVLPGIRLIDPSVVGPTFEQLQQVRGFYSFPTDLDVDRYNIGGKSNDTVIAVREVQVDRLPAGQRNWNNDHTVYTHGYGVVAANGNKRAADGTPVWTEKDLPPTGQLGDYEPRIYFGEQSPDYSIVGGPEGGQAVELDTPEGKTGGDPTLNTYHGKGGVSIGSFGNRLLYATKFRDANILLSSRVNSDSKILYDRTPRERVEKAAPWLTPDGDPYPAIVDGQVVWIVDGYTTSDNYPYSEKVALDVSTRDTTTGRGTIAQQPSEKINYIRNSVKAVVNAYDGSVELYAWDESDPVLKTWMKAFPGTVKPKSAISPQLLAHLRYPEDMFKVQRDLLAKYHVTDAGTWYQNSDLWRVPDDPTAVSSGGDSTTHISQPPFYLSLRMPDQTDPKFSLTSVYVPNAERENLTAFMAVDSEATSPDYGKFRILRLPGNLQIPGPGQVYNKFQTDEGIRTALLPINQPSSGARAQYGNLLTLPLGGGLLYVQPVYSVRTSGPGSYPVLRYVLVSFGDGVAYGSTLQEALTKVFNTNVDTGETPPGTKTPPATEQNQTVKQALADAQAAYTRAQTALKNGDLAGYQTAVNQMKAAVDKALAAGAVVTPSPTPKPSGSPSTPASPPASTTPTPPSTSPTG